The Leucobacter viscericola sequence GGCAGGGAACGACGTGGTCGGCATCGATCCGGTACCCGAGTTTTTAGCTGAAGCGGCACTTCGGTATCCCGATAGTGTGTATCGCCGAGCGGAAATGCCGAACCTTGGGGTTGCTGTTAACTCGCTAGGAGGAATTCTGGCTTGGTACTCACTGATTCACGTGCCGCCAGCGCAGATGGGGGAGATGCTTCGTGATCTTGCCTCGTTCTTGCGTCCGGGAGCAGAGCTCGCGCTCGGGTTCTTTGAGGGGGCCAGCGTCGAGCCGTTTGACCATGCGGTCGTGACAGCTTATTTTTGGCCAGTGGGTGAACTCGTGGGACTGCTGGAAGACGCAGGCTTCGAAATCGTCGAGGTCGAGTCTCGGGCCGATCCGGGATCTCGCCCGCACGGCGCGATTTCTGCGCGCCTCACCGCGCGATAAACTCGTGCCCGCACCCACTTGGTGCGATCGAGTTTTGGAGGGCGACGATGAAGCGGCAAACAGGCCCGACCAAAGACGGTATCGAGCGCGTCGAGAAGTGGGA is a genomic window containing:
- a CDS encoding class I SAM-dependent methyltransferase, which encodes MEPRADGVDDVDDVAAVVRHAYANRASEYADVLGNMEATHVADREFVLRWARRCGGPMIDAGCGPGHWTEFLRVAGNDVVGIDPVPEFLAEAALRYPDSVYRRAEMPNLGVAVNSLGGILAWYSLIHVPPAQMGEMLRDLASFLRPGAELALGFFEGASVEPFDHAVVTAYFWPVGELVGLLEDAGFEIVEVESRADPGSRPHGAISARLTAR